DNA from Desulfuromonas sp. AOP6:
GATCCCAGCCGGTACGCAGACCAGGTCATCTTTTCTGACGAAGACCTGGAAAAATACTACCGACGGCATCTGGATCTTTTTGAAATCAATGAACAGGCGAAAATTTCACACATTCTGATCAAAGCAGCGGCGGGCACCTCGACTGAATCGCTCGAGAAGAAGCGCCTGCTGGCACAGAAAATAGTGGAAGAGATTCGCGCCGGCAAAGATTTTGCTACCCTGGCCCGCAAGCACTCCGATGATGCCCGCACCGCAGCCAACGGCGGTGCGATGGGCTACGTCACCCGTGATCAGCTCAACAGGGAGGTGGCTGAGGCAGCTTTCGCTCTCAAGCCCGGTGATCTCAGCGAGGTCGTACAAACCTCTGAGGGTTTTCATATCATCCGCAGTGAAGGCTACATCGAGGCGGGCATAAAACCTTTTGCAGATGTGTTGGACGAAATCAAAACCGGTCTGAGAGTTGAAAAGTCACAGCAGATGGCCATGGAAGCGGCCATGGATGCCTACAACATCAACCGCAAGAGCGGCGATCTATCTGCCGCCGCCGCTGCCAACAACCTTGTCCTGCAGGAAACCGGTTTCTTTTCTCGGCAGGAGGCTATCGAAGGACTCGGTACGGTCCCTGAGATTTCGGCCGTAGCCTTTGCCCTGGAAGAAAAGGAACTCGGCCGCCCTGTTGTTCTCCCTGGCAAGGTCATCCTCTATGGTGTCAAGGAGAGGCGCCCCTCCCGCCTGCCTGAATTGAGCGAAGTACAACGTCAGGTTGAGATGGCCTTCCGCCAAGAGAAAAGCCGCGAATTGGCACTGGAGGCCGCCAGAAAAGTGCTGAAAGGCATTGAGTCCGGTAAATCGTTATCATCCCAGGCGGCCCAGCAAGGGCTTCCCGTAGAAGAAACCGGCTTTTTCACCCGATCCTATGGGTCATTCGTTCCCCGTATTGGCGACCTAGCTGAACTGTCTCAGGCCGCCTTCTCTCTCTCCAAAGAGAATCCGGCGGCTCCCGAGGTCTACACGTTCAACGGTCAGTACCTGGTCGCTGCCCTAAAAAACCGCCAAGAGGCTGACATGGAAGCCTTGACCCCCGCCATACGGGACACGCTTTCTGGAACGCTGCTGGCGCGAAAACAAGAGCAGAAACTGGCAGAAACACTTAAAAACCTGCGGGAGCAATCGAAAATCACCATCGCTCCCACGATCCTTAGCGCCCTTAAAGATTAAGAGGAGTAAGGCCATGACGCCGGTCTTAATGCAAGCCAATTGCCCCGATCTCAAACTGGTAAATCGAGGCAAGGTCCGTGATATCTTCGACCTTGGTGAACATCTGCTGATTGTCACCAGCGACCGTATCTCCGCCTTCGATGTCATCATGAACGAAGGCATCCCCAACAAGGGATTTGTACTGACCCAGATTTCCAAGTTCTGGTTCGACCAGATGCAGGACATCATTCCCAATCATGTCATTGCCACCGACATGGATGATTTCCCAACGGAAACCCACAAATATCGCGACCAGCTCGAAGGGCGCAGCATGCTGGTCAAAAAGGCCAAGCCCCTGCCCGTCGAATGCATTGTGCGCGGCTACATTTCGGGTTCCGGCTGGAAGGAATACCAGAAGCAGGGGAGTATCTGCGGCATCCCCCTGCCGGCAGGAATGGTAGAAAGCCAGAAACTGCCTACTCCCATCTTCACGCCCTCCACCAAGGCTGAACTCGGCGAACACGATGAAAACATTGCCTTTGACAAGGTCGTAGAGCTTTGCGGTCTTGAGATGGCAGAGGCAGCCCGCCAAGCTACCCTGGCAATCTACGAAAGAGCACGCGACATTGCGGACGGTAAAGGCATTATCATTGCTGATACAAAATTCGAATTCGGTCTTTATGAGGGAGAATTGATCTGGATTGACGAAGCCCTCTCGCCCGACTCCTCCCGTTTCTGGCCTAAGGACCTGTACCAGCCTGGTGGTGCGCAACCGAGCTTCGACAAGCAATTCCTGAGGGACTACCTGGAAACTCTCGACTGGGGCAAAAAAGCCCCCGCCCCCAGCCTTCCCGAAGAGATCGTCCACAAAACAGGCGAGAAATACATGGAAGCTCTCACCCGGCTGACGGGGATCTCCCTGTAAAGCGACAAGCACACAATCCTCAAAAGCCGGAGTTCTTCTCCGGCTTTTTCGTTCCACCCTTTAATGGCGGTTTTGTCCAGGCGATACCGGCCCTATCACTCTTTTCGGAGGCACTCCATGCTCGAGAAGCTGTTTCACCTGCATCAGCACGGCACCAATGTGCGCACGGAAATCACTGCCGGCGCCACCACCTTTCTCACGGGGGCCTACATCATCTTCGTTCACCCCTCCATGCTGGCGCAGGCTGGCATGGATAAAGGGGCGCTGACCACCGTAACCTGCCTGGCAGCAGCGCTGGCCACTCTGCTAGTGGCTCTGTGGGCCAATGCCCCTCTCATGATGGCCCCAGGAATGGGACTCAACGCTTTCTTCACCTACGCCCTGGTCCTTGGACAAGGCGTTCCCTGGCAAACAGCCCTCGGTGTGGTCTTCCTATCCGGCGTCTTCTTTCTCATTCTCACCTGGTTGGGTGTGCGGGAGCGCATCGTACATGCCATTCCCCTGTCTCTACGCTTGGCCACATCGGTTGGCATCGGACTGTTTATTGCCTTCATCGGCATGCAGAATCTCGGGCTGATTGTTAAAAGCGAGGCGGTCCTCGTTCAACTGGGCACCTTCACTCCCATGGCTATCCTTGGACTCATCGGTCTTTTGCTGGCTATCATCCTGGAAGTCCGCCGCGTTCGCGGCTCCATCCTGCTGGCGATTCTTATTACGACGGCAATCGGCATGATTCTGAAAATATCCCCGCTGCCCAGCGCCTTGATCGCCATCCCCCCCTCTCCGGCTCCCCTCGCCTTTCAGCTGGACATACTGGCTGCTCTTAAAATTTCCATGTGGGCCAGTATTTTTTCTTTCATGTTTGTCGACCTTTTTGACAGCCTGGGAACCATGCTGGCAGTCTGCCGCGAGGCTGGCATGGCTGACAAGGACGGGAACATTCCTGGACTGCCAAAAATGCTTACAGCAGACGCCATGGCGACCATAGGCGGTGCTCTGCTGGGAACAAGCACAACCACGACCTATGTTGAATCGGCCAGCGGAGTTTCCGACGGCGGTCGCACCGGCCTTACCAGCGTCGTCACCGCACTCCTTTTTCTCCTGGCCCTTTTTTTTACGCCGGTCATCGCCTCCGTACCTGCTTACGCCACGGCGCCTGCCTTGATCCTGGTGGGAATATTCATGATGCGCGG
Protein-coding regions in this window:
- a CDS encoding phosphoribosylaminoimidazolesuccinocarboxamide synthase translates to MTPVLMQANCPDLKLVNRGKVRDIFDLGEHLLIVTSDRISAFDVIMNEGIPNKGFVLTQISKFWFDQMQDIIPNHVIATDMDDFPTETHKYRDQLEGRSMLVKKAKPLPVECIVRGYISGSGWKEYQKQGSICGIPLPAGMVESQKLPTPIFTPSTKAELGEHDENIAFDKVVELCGLEMAEAARQATLAIYERARDIADGKGIIIADTKFEFGLYEGELIWIDEALSPDSSRFWPKDLYQPGGAQPSFDKQFLRDYLETLDWGKKAPAPSLPEEIVHKTGEKYMEALTRLTGISL
- a CDS encoding NCS2 family permease; amino-acid sequence: MLEKLFHLHQHGTNVRTEITAGATTFLTGAYIIFVHPSMLAQAGMDKGALTTVTCLAAALATLLVALWANAPLMMAPGMGLNAFFTYALVLGQGVPWQTALGVVFLSGVFFLILTWLGVRERIVHAIPLSLRLATSVGIGLFIAFIGMQNLGLIVKSEAVLVQLGTFTPMAILGLIGLLLAIILEVRRVRGSILLAILITTAIGMILKISPLPSALIAIPPSPAPLAFQLDILAALKISMWASIFSFMFVDLFDSLGTMLAVCREAGMADKDGNIPGLPKMLTADAMATIGGALLGTSTTTTYVESASGVSDGGRTGLTSVVTALLFLLALFFTPVIASVPAYATAPALILVGIFMMRGIGQVDFYQFEEGAPAFLTFILMPLTYSIATGLAFGLMSYVLIKLCLGKIRQCDPFLIGAAVFSLVSLTL
- a CDS encoding peptidylprolyl isomerase → MLDLIRKKKKSAIVKLVFWAIIATFVGTIFLVWGKGDDGRDETPTIAISVNGTDISYTEYQNAYNDLYQLYQNIYREQFTPALEKQLGIRKQVVDSLIDETLLLQEAKKLKIDVSQKELIDSIATIPAFQDNGVFSKNRYLQVLAYQRLSPEDFEALQKQQLLIAKAQAKIQEGVSVSNEDIEQEYRDQNEKVNLVFAKSPPALFEHKVEIRVEDLESFFADNREEFRIPESVALQYLQFDPSRYADQVIFSDEDLEKYYRRHLDLFEINEQAKISHILIKAAAGTSTESLEKKRLLAQKIVEEIRAGKDFATLARKHSDDARTAANGGAMGYVTRDQLNREVAEAAFALKPGDLSEVVQTSEGFHIIRSEGYIEAGIKPFADVLDEIKTGLRVEKSQQMAMEAAMDAYNINRKSGDLSAAAAANNLVLQETGFFSRQEAIEGLGTVPEISAVAFALEEKELGRPVVLPGKVILYGVKERRPSRLPELSEVQRQVEMAFRQEKSRELALEAARKVLKGIESGKSLSSQAAQQGLPVEETGFFTRSYGSFVPRIGDLAELSQAAFSLSKENPAAPEVYTFNGQYLVAALKNRQEADMEALTPAIRDTLSGTLLARKQEQKLAETLKNLREQSKITIAPTILSALKD